One window of the Chryseotalea sp. WA131a genome contains the following:
- a CDS encoding PKD domain-containing protein, whose translation MEIKRNNKLPLFINEKIVGRLLRATLLLHFLMASSFNCLSQGEIPVDMFTGTPSIQIPLWSLTDYDLVDNVQLNYKSTGLRVGQPVGDFGIGWSLQAGGSITREVKGLPDDFQGVGADLRRGWLYLISAGNGVASDVGGFTNSADLAAGSSCTDETTDYNNLNGYNYNIDTEPDVYSYSVGSFSGKFVFDNSNSTPVIRLVPFVDIKIQPIFSSASDFKIQSFKITTNNGVVYTFDQPVMQDRWTEKLDWSFNPSNPVQFRQRDFSLYDLARYNKKVNFASEWKLSRMDSPSGAYIVYNYTSYLTTSIEPFIVGFRSPTSSGIISKSIFSTRTDGEQKTLASIRASSGQQLTIATSENKRTILVSDSRRAVTSIKRYELSVGSFLTSIQEISGCDLLPPYKFTYVGVTPDGAATEYPTQTSFEKDFWGYYNGKTNTHAFPKLYVYPALPPSERYRIHPIPGYSGQVYVLDGSDRIPNSNSMQIGVLETIQYPTGGASTIKYEPNSYYDQLSAQTLIGGGLRVASVTYFDGINTASKIIKNFRYNDESGQTSGRLLTKPAFAIPTYEYWDPTTSSPEARKSYAQLSAGSAQEMWEYLTVRTEDDLFSTETTRDSYIGYKTVTVTRPGSGSAKFEFSLPGSFGESINGDWISTQNKFVRNSATCPTMGIVSDGGTYAFPYAPNTNYEYERGLLLTKTEFNQAGTKVRETINLYQSLIVPGTQPLKVWGLKYDRYSNSLDAFFYGKYYYLTGVQKVALSEMVTVFDDADVSRKTTSKTEFFYESPYHKLLSRVKTTTSEGFIFSTRNKYPLDYGAIPYNSDNSLKMIQKLQTSFRNSTFVEQVQSVNKGMGEKTVSANLIKFNEYGTSVLPQYILSLNAANGITDFKDSNQLLQGGTYIFDIDSRYQIKQSIEGYDLYQKPLTAIGTDNIPMSTHWGLKKTLPIATASNAKAGQFAYSNFEAFGLAVDISGFEFQLSGSQAIGMGRTGNNALHPVAKLTRTIDKAEALNYILSFWMKKQSGSVDFNVTIKNTSLTTTYYSNTFTVNPSTSNFEYFQKVIPSTSFPASFVIELQGQFAPGITVVSSNSLLPVIDDVLFYPDNSDVTTYSHDPAYGVQSVTNSRGLTRFTKYDNLGRAVYELDQDNNILKKNTYKYAATPTPILTANFSWADGQVYDFTDIVFAAFGNDCIDGATYQWDFGGGVLLSGKSVTYNYSTTGTKAVILNVTHPTYGFATVTRSFSVALKTWNANICAKGVANYNQCTGDVLQTYTCSSITANPPSLGTIFQALSFTLPPGESIVGYQWKKKYTTDLYWTNVSTTTSYTASSLYNDPGSIDILFEATTNTGRKCIAGSAISITTCN comes from the coding sequence ATGGAAATAAAGAGAAATAATAAGCTGCCACTTTTTATAAATGAAAAAATAGTTGGGAGGCTCTTAAGAGCTACGTTGTTGCTCCATTTTTTAATGGCATCTTCATTCAATTGCCTTTCGCAAGGCGAGATTCCAGTCGATATGTTTACAGGAACTCCTTCTATCCAAATTCCTTTGTGGTCATTGACAGATTATGACTTGGTAGACAATGTTCAACTAAACTATAAGTCAACTGGCTTGAGAGTAGGGCAGCCAGTGGGTGATTTTGGAATAGGATGGAGTTTACAAGCAGGAGGCTCGATAACCAGAGAAGTGAAAGGGCTGCCGGATGATTTTCAAGGTGTGGGTGCTGATCTACGTAGGGGTTGGTTGTATCTCATATCGGCAGGCAATGGTGTGGCAAGTGATGTTGGAGGATTTACCAATAGTGCCGATTTAGCGGCTGGCTCAAGCTGTACTGACGAAACAACAGATTATAATAATCTAAATGGGTACAATTATAACATTGATACCGAGCCCGATGTATATTCTTACAGCGTTGGAAGCTTTTCAGGCAAATTTGTGTTTGACAACTCAAACTCCACTCCTGTCATTCGCCTAGTTCCGTTTGTTGACATAAAAATTCAACCTATCTTTTCTTCAGCCAGCGACTTTAAAATACAGTCATTTAAAATAACAACAAACAATGGAGTAGTTTACACATTTGATCAACCTGTAATGCAAGACAGGTGGACGGAAAAGTTGGATTGGTCTTTTAATCCGAGTAACCCCGTTCAATTTCGGCAACGAGACTTCTCACTCTACGATTTAGCCAGGTACAATAAAAAAGTAAATTTTGCGAGCGAATGGAAACTGAGTCGAATGGACTCTCCCTCTGGGGCATATATCGTATACAATTATACTTCTTATCTAACCACTTCTATTGAGCCATTTATTGTTGGATTTCGATCACCAACAAGTAGTGGCATCATAAGCAAAAGTATTTTCTCCACCCGCACAGATGGCGAGCAGAAAACACTTGCCTCTATCCGAGCATCTTCGGGGCAGCAATTGACAATTGCGACTTCCGAAAACAAGAGAACTATCTTGGTGTCGGATAGCAGGAGGGCAGTTACATCCATTAAGAGATATGAACTTTCTGTTGGTAGTTTTCTTACCTCTATTCAGGAGATTTCCGGGTGTGACTTATTGCCACCTTACAAATTTACATACGTAGGAGTGACTCCCGATGGCGCAGCGACTGAATACCCGACCCAAACCTCTTTTGAAAAGGACTTCTGGGGTTACTACAACGGAAAGACAAATACACATGCATTCCCTAAGCTTTATGTTTACCCGGCATTGCCACCGTCAGAGCGTTACCGGATTCATCCCATTCCTGGATATAGCGGCCAAGTCTACGTACTAGACGGTAGCGATCGTATACCCAATAGCAACAGCATGCAAATCGGTGTTTTGGAGACGATTCAATATCCGACAGGTGGTGCATCTACGATCAAGTATGAACCAAATAGCTATTACGATCAGTTAAGTGCTCAAACTTTAATTGGTGGAGGCTTGCGGGTTGCCTCTGTTACATATTTTGATGGAATAAATACAGCTTCAAAAATTATCAAGAATTTTAGGTACAATGATGAGTCAGGCCAAACTTCTGGACGGCTATTGACAAAGCCCGCATTTGCCATTCCTACTTACGAATATTGGGATCCCACTACTTCATCCCCTGAAGCTCGCAAGTCATATGCACAGCTTTCTGCTGGATCAGCACAGGAAATGTGGGAATATCTTACTGTCCGGACTGAGGACGACCTATTTTCCACGGAGACCACACGTGATAGTTATATTGGGTATAAGACTGTTACTGTAACCAGACCTGGTTCCGGCTCAGCAAAGTTTGAATTTTCGTTGCCCGGTTCCTTTGGTGAATCTATTAATGGCGATTGGATTTCAACTCAAAATAAATTTGTTAGAAACAGCGCCACCTGCCCCACGATGGGCATTGTTTCAGATGGAGGAACCTACGCATTTCCATATGCTCCAAATACTAATTATGAATATGAAAGGGGTTTGTTGTTGACAAAAACAGAATTTAATCAAGCAGGTACAAAGGTCAGAGAAACAATAAATCTTTATCAGAGCCTAATTGTTCCGGGTACACAGCCGCTAAAAGTATGGGGTTTAAAATACGACCGCTATAGCAATTCCTTAGATGCCTTTTTCTATGGCAAATATTATTATTTGACGGGTGTTCAAAAAGTGGCACTATCAGAAATGGTGACCGTTTTTGATGACGCTGATGTTTCGCGCAAAACCACAAGTAAGACTGAGTTCTTTTATGAAAGTCCGTACCATAAATTATTGAGCCGTGTAAAAACGACCACCAGCGAAGGTTTTATTTTTTCCACCAGGAACAAATATCCTTTAGATTATGGCGCCATTCCTTACAACAGTGACAACTCTTTAAAGATGATCCAAAAGCTTCAGACCTCGTTTAGAAACTCCACGTTTGTTGAACAGGTTCAGTCAGTGAACAAAGGGATGGGCGAGAAAACGGTCTCTGCCAACTTGATAAAATTTAATGAATATGGAACCAGCGTTTTGCCACAGTATATACTCTCACTAAATGCGGCAAATGGTATAACTGATTTTAAAGATTCAAATCAGTTGCTTCAGGGTGGCACCTACATTTTCGATATCGATTCACGCTACCAAATTAAACAGTCAATTGAAGGTTATGACCTTTACCAAAAACCGCTCACTGCAATCGGCACTGATAACATACCAATGAGTACACATTGGGGTTTGAAAAAGACTTTGCCGATTGCTACTGCCAGCAATGCGAAGGCAGGCCAATTTGCTTACTCCAATTTTGAAGCGTTTGGTCTCGCTGTCGATATTTCAGGATTTGAATTTCAGCTAAGTGGCAGTCAAGCGATTGGGATGGGTCGCACAGGCAACAATGCACTTCATCCGGTTGCTAAACTTACCCGAACGATTGACAAGGCTGAGGCGCTCAATTATATATTATCATTTTGGATGAAAAAGCAAAGTGGTTCAGTAGATTTTAACGTGACTATCAAGAATACTTCTTTAACCACTACCTACTATAGCAATACCTTTACGGTTAATCCATCGACTTCTAATTTTGAATATTTTCAGAAAGTAATTCCATCAACATCCTTCCCGGCCAGTTTTGTAATAGAACTGCAAGGTCAATTTGCACCGGGTATTACTGTAGTTTCTTCCAATTCATTATTGCCTGTGATTGATGATGTTCTTTTTTACCCTGACAATTCGGACGTAACAACCTATTCTCACGATCCGGCTTACGGAGTTCAATCGGTGACCAATAGCAGAGGACTCACCCGCTTTACAAAGTATGACAATTTGGGGCGGGCAGTCTACGAGTTGGATCAAGACAATAATATTCTTAAGAAGAATACATATAAGTATGCCGCAACACCAACACCCATTTTGACTGCCAATTTCTCCTGGGCAGACGGTCAAGTCTACGATTTCACAGACATTGTATTTGCTGCGTTTGGCAACGACTGCATTGATGGTGCAACTTATCAATGGGATTTTGGAGGAGGAGTACTGCTCAGTGGAAAAAGTGTTACTTACAACTATTCAACCACTGGCACTAAGGCGGTCATACTAAATGTAACACACCCTACCTATGGTTTTGCAACAGTTACTAGAAGTTTTTCTGTTGCACTGAAGACATGGAATGCAAATATTTGTGCAAAGGGTGTTGCTAACTATAATCAATGTACAGGGGATGTATTACAGACTTATACGTGTAGTTCGATAACCGCTAATCCCCCTAGCCTTGGAACAATTTTTCAAGCTTTATCTTTTACCCTACCCCCGGGCGAGTCAATTGTAGGCTATCAATGGAAGAAAAAATATACCACTGATTTGTATTGGACAAATGTTTCCACTACAACTTCTTATACCGCTTCTTCTCTCTACAATGACCCCGGTTCAATTGATATTCTTTTTGAAGCAACTACTAATACTGGCAGAAAATGTATTGCTGGATCGGCAATTAGTATCACCACGTGCAACTAA
- a CDS encoding IS1380 family transposase, which yields MEHHYTDKLVTAWGGMKEMKILIDQTGISKKLAELGLPESKSNNRIDAVGIIESFWVGIWIGCFRFSHTAVVRVDEVLRQIFGWKRVASGTTFGRFFKKFTPSMNHQIFIELYTWFFEQIQFDNYTLDMDSSVITRYGEQEGSKKGYNPKKPGRGSHHPLFAFVNDIRMVANCWNRSGNTGSNSNCIHFLEETFAILKNKTVGLFRADSGFCTGTVLDFIEQRNIPYVIACKLYANLQASIYGITQWNAIGEGLWVSEINYQQGGWGKARRIVVIKQSEEIRARATGKKLKTLFSSVGIADEKVYRKRYHAFVTNQALPATEIWEQYKRRGDAENRIKELKEDFGTEGFCMDSFCATETAMRFVMVAYNLMSLFRQITHQKQPQPKLSTLRFNCFAVGSWVEQEAQKWVLKMSVPLKRRQWYDGLFSNVQKINLPLSLTG from the coding sequence ATGGAACACCACTATACCGATAAATTAGTAACAGCGTGGGGCGGGATGAAAGAGATGAAAATATTGATTGACCAAACTGGGATCAGCAAGAAGTTGGCCGAGCTTGGTTTGCCTGAGAGCAAGAGTAACAACCGGATAGATGCCGTGGGTATAATAGAGAGTTTTTGGGTGGGCATCTGGATTGGTTGCTTTCGTTTTAGTCACACAGCGGTGGTGCGGGTTGATGAAGTGTTGCGCCAGATATTTGGATGGAAGCGGGTTGCTTCGGGGACCACCTTCGGGCGTTTCTTTAAAAAGTTTACGCCCTCAATGAACCACCAAATTTTCATTGAACTGTACACGTGGTTTTTTGAGCAGATCCAATTCGACAATTACACGTTGGATATGGACAGCAGTGTGATCACCCGTTACGGGGAACAGGAGGGCAGCAAAAAAGGGTACAACCCCAAGAAGCCTGGCCGTGGCAGCCATCATCCCTTGTTTGCTTTTGTCAATGACATACGCATGGTGGCCAATTGCTGGAACCGCAGCGGCAATACAGGGAGCAACAGCAACTGCATCCATTTTTTAGAAGAGACCTTTGCCATCCTCAAAAACAAAACAGTAGGGTTGTTCAGGGCCGATAGTGGGTTTTGTACCGGTACAGTCTTGGATTTCATTGAGCAGAGAAATATCCCCTACGTCATTGCCTGTAAGCTGTATGCCAATTTACAAGCCAGCATTTATGGTATCACCCAATGGAATGCGATAGGCGAAGGCTTATGGGTATCGGAAATAAACTACCAGCAAGGCGGCTGGGGCAAAGCCCGTAGGATTGTGGTCATCAAACAAAGTGAAGAAATCAGGGCCAGGGCAACGGGTAAGAAGCTCAAGACATTATTCAGCAGCGTGGGCATAGCGGACGAAAAAGTGTACCGCAAAAGGTACCATGCCTTTGTCACTAACCAAGCCCTGCCGGCAACAGAAATATGGGAACAATATAAGCGCAGGGGTGATGCCGAAAACAGGATCAAGGAGTTGAAAGAAGATTTCGGTACAGAAGGCTTTTGCATGGATAGTTTTTGTGCTACTGAAACAGCTATGCGCTTTGTGATGGTAGCCTATAATTTGATGAGCCTATTCCGGCAAATAACCCATCAAAAACAGCCACAGCCCAAGCTTTCCACATTAAGGTTCAACTGCTTTGCAGTTGGAAGTTGGGTGGAGCAGGAAGCCCAAAAATGGGTACTGAAAATGTCCGTCCCACTCAAAAGAAGGCAATGGTATGATGGATTATTCTCAAATGTCCAAAAAATAAACCTGCCACTAAGTCTGACTGGATAG